A genomic region of Phragmites australis chromosome 2, lpPhrAust1.1, whole genome shotgun sequence contains the following coding sequences:
- the LOC133909834 gene encoding 1-aminocyclopropane-1-carboxylate synthase 5-like: MGGTLLIDASPEASPPLSRVATSGAHGEDSPYFAGWKSYEENPYDAVSNPSGVIQMGLAENQVSFDLLEGYLREHPEAAAWGGAGAGSGVASFRDNALFQDYHGLKAFRKAMASFMEKIRGGKARFHPDRIVLTAGATASNELLTFILANPGDALLIPTPYYPGFDRDLRWRTGVNIVPVHCDSANGFQVTVAALQAAYEEATAAGMRVRGVLLTNPSNPLGTTVKRSVLEDVLDFVAHKNIHLISDEIYSGSVFAAPDLVSVAELVESRARRGDIGIAERVHIVYSLSKDLGLPGFRVGVVYSYNDAVVTTARRMSSFTLVSSQTQKTLAAMLSDAAFADAYIRTNRERLRERHDHIVAGLARAGVPCLRGNTGLFVWMDMRRLLGEATVAGELRLWDRMLHEVKLNISPGSSCHCSESGWFRVCFANMSLATLDVALARMSRFMESWNKETTTKQEQH; this comes from the exons ATGGGTGGCACGTTGTTGATCGATGCGAGCCCTGAGGCGTCGCCTCCCCTGTCGCGGGTGGCCACCTCCGGCGCCCACGGCGAGGACTCCCCCTACTTCGCGGGGTGGAAATCATACGAGGAGAACCCCTACGACGCCGTCTCCAACCCGAGCGGCGTCATACAGATGGGCCTCGCCGAGAACCAGGTGTCGTTCGACCTCCTGGAGGGGTACCTCAGGGAGCACCCGGAGGCGGCGGCCTGGGGCGGCGCCGGTGCCGGCTCCGGCGTGGCCAGCTTCAGGGACAACGCCCTGTTCCAGGACTACCACGGCCTCAAGGCCTTCAGGAAG GCGATGGCGAGTTTCATGGAGAAGATAAGGGGCGGCAAGGCGAGGTTTCACCCCGACCGCATCGTGCTCACCGCCGGCGCGACGGCGTCCAACGAGCTGCTTACGTTCATCCTGGCCAACCCGGGAGACGCGCTACTGATTCCCACTCCTTACTACCCAGG GTTTGACAGAGACTTGAGGTGGAGGACAGGAGTGAACATCGTGCCGGTGCACTGCGACAGCGCGAACGGGTTCCAGGTCACGGTCGCCGCGCTCCAGGCGGCGTACGAGGAGGCCACGGCCGCGGGGATGCGCGTCCGCGGCGTCTTGCTCACGAACCCGTCGAACCCGCTTGGTACGACCGTGAAGCGGTCTGTCCTCGAGGACGTCCTCGACTTCGTGGCTCATAAGAACATCCACCTCATCTCCGACGAGATATACTCCGGCTCGGTCTTCGCGGCACCGGACCTCGTCAGCGTGGCGGAGCTCGTCGAGtcgcgcgcgcgccgcggcgacaTCGGCATCGCGGAGCGCGTGCATATCGTGTACAGCCTGTCCAAGGACCTGGGCCTCCCGGGTTTCCGCGTCGGCGTGGTGTACTCGTACAACGACGCCGTGGTCACCACGGCGCGGCGCATGTCCAGCTTCACGCTCGTGTCGTCGCAGACGCAGAAGACGCTCGCCGCCATGCTCTCGGACGCGGCGTTCGCCGACGCCTATATCCGCACTAACCGCGAGCGCCTCCGGGAGCGGCACGACCACATCGTGGCCGGGCTGGCCCGCGCCGGCGTGCCGTGCCTGCGCGGCAATACGGGGCTGTTCGTGTGGATGGACATGCGGCGGCTGCTCGGCGAGGCGACCGTCGCCGGCGAGCTGAGGCTGTGGGACCGGATGCTGCATGAGGTGAAGCTCAACATCTCACCGGGTTCGTCGTGCCATTGCTCGGAGTCCGGCTGGTTCAGGGTGTGCTTCGCGAACATGAGCTTGGCCACGCTGGATGTTGCGCTCGCAAGGATGAGCCGCTTCATGGAGAGCTGGAACAAGGAAACAACAACAAAGCAAGAACAGCATTAG